One region of Malania oleifera isolate guangnan ecotype guangnan chromosome 6, ASM2987363v1, whole genome shotgun sequence genomic DNA includes:
- the LOC131158526 gene encoding uncharacterized protein LOC131158526, which produces MVNLQMVKALVDFWNPPYTCFTIDGIDMVPTIEEYSSLLHLMTRRSPYRTYVPDSRISLARELYNLAGVKIQRTEGESKGITWKCLKELWEEEKGEEVQIHLVALAIYGLIIFPKELGTIDRSTISFVAQVKNGANPVPGILAETFRSLNKCRSKGQERLKCYVSLLYVWFACHLPSNQGGYRNTFSALRIPLAEFEEAQQNIQWSKANWNEKLHKLRELGLVWQAPWMNHSNMMYRCGNFPWVPLLGPWGGIAYAPLMARRQVGASQFVPMTHGLADSDFAYEVGDTQDQIRKFMVAWKHVHLIGPGDGIATIQGNYDLWRENRVNPRLKRIPEVVIEHVKSPSVCIQLKPQRDPCLVEKGDARAEVGNQQKEALVSVYRKEIKR; this is translated from the coding sequence ATGGTGAATCTTCAGATGGTGAAGGCATTGGTGGACTTTTGGAATCCTCCGTACACATGTTTTACGATAGATGGAATCGACATGGTCCCTACAATTGAAGAGTACTCCTCGCTACTGCATTTGATGACACGGCGATCACCCTATCGCACTTATGTGCCTGATTCTAGGATTTCCTTAGCACGGGAGTTGTATAACCTTGCTGGGGTCAAGATTCAACGAACGGAAGGGGAAAGCAAAGGGATCACTTGGAAATGCTTGAAGGAGTTGTGGGAAGAAGAGAAAGGTGAAGAGGTTCAGATACATTTGGTCGCACTGGCCATATATGGCCTAATTATATTTCCCAAAGAATTAGGGACCATTGATAGATCCACTATTTCTTTTGTGGCGCAAGTAAAGAATGGGGCTAATCCGGTTCCCGGGATTTTGGCAGAAACCTTTCGATCTCTTAACAAATGCAGGAGCAAGGGTCAGGAGCGACTGAAATGCTACGTATCATTACTCTATGTTTGGTTTGCCTGTCACTTGCCAAGTAACCAAGGGGGGTACCGTAACACCTTTTCAGCTCTTCGAATCCCCTTAGCCGAGTTCGAAGAGGCTCAGCAGAATATTCAATGGAGCAAGGCTAACTGGaatgaaaaattacacaaactGAGGGAGTTGGGATTAGTTTGGCAAGCGCCATGGATGAACCATTCCAACATGATGTATCGATGTGGAAACTTCCCGTGGGTCCCGTTATTAGGTCCATGGGGAGGAATAGCATACGCTCCTTTGATGGCAAGAAGGCAAGTGGGAGCGTCTCAGTTTGTGCCTATGACTCACGGATTAGCCGACTCGGACTTCGCATATGAAGTAGGAgacactcaagatcaaattagAAAGTTCATGGTGGCTTGGAAACATGTGCACCTAATAGGTCCAGGTGATGGAATTGCCACAATCCAAGGAAATTATGACTTATGGCGGGAAAACCGAGTAAACCCCCGACTCAAAAGAATCCCAGAAGTTGTTATTGAGCATGTTAAATCACCAAGCGTGTGCATACAATTGAAGCCACAAAGGGATCCATGCCTAGTAGAAAAGGGAGATGCAAGAGCAGAAGTGGGGAATCAGCAAAAGGAGGCTCTAGTCTCTGTCTATCGCAAAGAAATCAAGCGATAG
- the LOC131158525 gene encoding uncharacterized protein LOC131158525: MDRVQSGLGEEFNVANDGALWFRSRLSVLTDVDIRKTILEEAHRSLYKVHPGSKKMYKGLRESYWWSGIPFTFPRFLEEIRFSYEDTVVYQETESVVQLYSERQQKQWGDSLNEESKVELPAKVCLYTRSNSREELKIIWKNWTRNAVWNSHSYMAISVSCYT; encoded by the exons atggatagagtgcagagtggtctgGGGGAGGAATTCAATGTTGCAAATGATggagctttgtggttccgttcCAGGTTATCTGTTCTTACCGATGTTGACattagaaagactattttagaggaagctcacagatctttgtataaaGTTCATCCTGGAAGTAAGAAGATGTACAAGGGTctacgagagtcgtactggtggagtg GCATCCCATTTACTTTCCCAAGGTTTCTGGAAGAGATCAGATTCAGTTATGAGGACACTGTTGTTTATCAGGAGACCGAGTCCGTAGTACAGTTGTATTCTGAAAGACAGCAAAAGCAGTGGGGAGATAGCTTGAACGAGGAATCAAAAGTGGAATTACCTGCCAAAGTGTGCTTGTATACCCGGTCAAACTCCCGGGAGGAACTAAAAATTATCTGGAAGAATTGGACCCGGAACGCCGTTTGGAATTCTCACAGTTATATGGCCATATCGGTTTCTTGTTACACATAA